A genomic stretch from Juglans microcarpa x Juglans regia isolate MS1-56 chromosome 3S, Jm3101_v1.0, whole genome shotgun sequence includes:
- the LOC121257303 gene encoding E3 ubiquitin-protein ligase RNF149-like: protein MMSFLQLATDLISLFSLLVSKLSSLSAMSINYIYSIATNLKWTFNFLLYHAFSKTYAFDHLVPEFGHDDHEELIIERYQHKPAGSRTDAEVQCAVCLCKMEDGDEFRVLRCEHPFHRVCLDRWTGRHKVNNNQTCPLCRDFLAPARMITELGVEVLSFKFYTFRSDARETWWLR, encoded by the coding sequence atgatgaGCTTTCTGCAGCTAGCTACTGATCTGATCTCACTCTTTTCCCTTCTTGTTTCCAAGCTCAGTTCCTTGTCAGCCATGTCGATTAATTACATATATTCGATTGCTACCAATTTGAAATGGACATTCAACTTCTTGCTTTACCATGCTTTCTCCAAGACCTACGCCTTTGACCACTTGGTTCCAGAATTTggtcatgatgatcatgaagaACTTATCATAGAACGATACCAGCACAAGCCAGCTGGTAGTAGAACTGATGCGGAAGTGCAATGTGCTGTGTGTCTGTGTAAGATGGAAGATGGAGACGAGTTTAGAGTGCTGAGATGTGAGCATCCGTTTCATAGAGTTTGCTTAGACAGATGGACTGGACGACACAAGGTTAATAATAATCAAACCTGCCCCTTATGCCGAGATTTCTTAGCTCCGGCGAGAATGATTACAGAGCTGGGAGTGGAAGTTCTATCGTTTAAATTTTACACGTTCAGATCCGATGCCCGCGAGACATGGTGGCTTCGGTAA